GCTTTCTCTTTTTCCTTGTCGTAGGCAAAAGCCGAAAGAGCCAGTACTGGAATATCCGGAGATAATTTCCTGATTTCACAAGTTGCAGCAAAGCCATCCATTATCGGCATTTTTATATCCATCAAGACAAGATCCGGCTTATAAGTTTTGAACATCTGTACGGCTTGCAATCCGTTTACCGCATAGATCAAACGATACTGCTGTTTTAAAACAGCTTGTATCAAAAGATAATTTTCCAATACGTCTTCTGCTATCAGTAAAGTATATTGCCCGGGTAATGCTTCCGGAATATTATCAGGCAAACTTCCGTCAACTTTTTCATCCAAAAATGAAAATGAAGCGTTTAAGGGTAATGTAAACCAAAAAGAAGAGCCTTTTCCCCGTTCCGATTCTACTCCTATTTTCCCGCCCAATTTTTCAATGATCATCTTGCATATTGATAATCCCAAGCCTGTACCTTGCCTGAAATCATCCAGCTTCACAAAACGGTCAAAGATAGTATCCTGCTTTTCTTTCGCGATACCTATTCCTGTGTCTGTCACAGAAACCCGTACAAACCCCTCCTCCAATTTATAGGACAGTGATATAAAACCTTGATTTGTACATTTTATCGCATTGGAGAGAAGATTCAGAAGAACCTGTTCAACACGTTGTGCATCAGTCTGTAACTTAACAGAAGGCAGCATATCTCCATTATATAACAGAGCAACATCCGAAGTCATTTTCAATGACTGAGACACATATACTTCATGGCAAATATCTTTCAAATCGACACACGAAACATTATAATTCAATGTCCCTGATTCTATCTTCGCAAAATCCAGAATATCATTGATCAATTGGAGTAACAGATCGCTGTTATTTTCAATAATAGTAAGATATTCCTGTTGTTCACTGTCATTATCCGTTTCAGTGATCAATCTAGAGAAACCAACGATTGCATTCAGCGGGGTACGTATTTCATGGCTCATATTAGCAATGAAAGCATTCTTCATTTCGTCGGCTTCACGTGCTTTGATCAAGTCCAGTTCGTTTTGCCGCTGCTCGGTAACGTCCCATAACATTACTAACAATAAAGGAGAAGCTCCCGGGTCCGGATTGGTTATCAACAAACGAATTGTATTTACGATCCGAATATCACCATCGGGTTTTTCATATTCCACCATAACCTTCTGTGTTCTCCCGTTCTTTATCGTAGAATAATCCTCTGTTCTTATTTCATGGGCTCTTCGAGGATCCGGATAAAGCTCGAAATCCGTTTTTCCTAATACATCGGATGCATTGACCCCGGTAAAATCCTCTGCAGCCTGATTAAAGTAGATGTACTTAAACCCATCGAAAATATCTTTTACACTAATTGCAACGAAAACATTCGACAGAATTGTGTTCATTAATATACTCAGGAAATTGATCTTGCGTTGCTTGGCAAGATTCTCACTCATTTCTTCTATTTCTGCATCATTTCTTGCAGATTGGGAAAGATTTGTTTCCAGTTCTTTAATGCGCTGAATCAATTCTTCTCTTGAATAATTTTCATATTCTCTCATTTCTTAGATTTTAAGGCTTGTATATTAATTATAGCTGCTTATATCGAATAGCAAATGTAAATATATTTTTCATTGAACCTTGAAAAACACCGATTTAATTCATCCATACCCATTATTTTAATATAAAATGCTGCTCCAATCCAAAATAAAAGATACATTTGCAGTCTAATTACATGAATTAAACACAATATAATACGAAAAAGCTATGATGTATTGGCAGAAAGATATTGAGACGATGAGTCGTGAAGAACTGAATAAACTACAGTTAGAACGACTGAAACAAACAATAGAATTAGCCGGACACTCCCCTTTCTACAGTAAAGTGCTAAAAGACAACGGCATAACAGCGGATAGCATCCAGTCATTGGATGACCTGCAGAAAATCCCTTTCACAACGAAAGACGACTTGCGTAATAATTACCCGTTCGGAATGGCTGCCATCCCTCTCAAGGATTGTGTGAGAATACACTCTTCAAGCGGAACGACCGGAAACCCGACCGTGGTATTACATTCGGCAAAAGACCTGGACCAGTGGGCGAATCAGGTAGCACGTTGTATGTATATGGTCGGTTTACGGGATACGGATGTCTTCCAGAATACTTCCGGATACGGTATGTTCACCGGTGGTTTGGGATTTCAGTACGGAGCGGAAAAACTGGGGGCATTGACCGTTCCTGCCGCCGCCGGTAACTCCAAACGCCAGATCAAATTCATTACAGACTTTGGAACGACCTGCCTGCATATCATTCCCAGCTACGCAACCCGCCTGGCGGAAGTAATGTATGAAATGGGACTGGACCCACGTAAGGATACCAAACTGCATACTGTATGTATCGGTGCCGAACCTCATTCGGAAGAACAGCGTAAACGCATTGAACAATTGCTGGGCGTAAAAGCTTACAATTGTTTCGGTATGTCAGAAATGAACGGTCCGGGTGTCGCTTTCGAATGTACTGAACAAAACGGCTTACATATCTGGGAAGATTATACCATTGTCGAGATCGTCGATCCTGTAACATTGCAACCGGTTCCGGAAGGAGAAGTCGGTGAACTGGTATTGACCACGATCAATCGGGAGGCAATGCCATTGTTACGCTACCGTACCCGTGACCTAACTTGTATCATCCCCGGCGAATGCCCTTGCGGAAGAACTCACAAACGCCTGGCCCGGTTCAAAGGACGTAGCGACGATATGATCATCCTGAAGGGTGTCAACCTCTTCCCTATTCAGATTGAGAAGATATTAATGCAGTTCAAAGAGCTGGGCAGCAACTACCTGATCACACTCGAAACTGTGAACAACAGCGACGAAATGCTGATCGAAGTGGAACTAAGCGACCTGTTTACAGACGATTACAGTGTGCTTCAACGTCTTGCCAAGGATATCACAAGACAACTGAAAGACGAACTGCTGCTCACCCCGCGCCTGAAACTGGTAGCCAAAGGTTCATTACCTGTGCAGGAAGGCAAAGCCATAAGAGTAAAAGACTTGCGTAAGTTCTGTTAAAATAATTGTTCAACAAATAAAAAGATACAGCTATGACAGTAAATCAAATTTCTATTTTCCTGGAAAATAAATATGGAAAACTTAGTGAAATCCTGGCTTTGCTTGCTGAAGAGAAGATACGGATCATTGCTGCGACAGTTGCGGATACATCGGAGTATGGTATTCTACGCATCATTGTAAGCGATCCTCAAAAAGCATATAAGATACTGAAGAGTAATAATGTGAGTGCAAACTTAACAGATGTATTGGCGATCGTTACCAATTCCTGTGCAGGAAGTTTTGCTGAAACGCTGACACACTTTACAAAAGCTGGTTTAAGTATCGAATATATGTACTGTTTCTCTCTGAATGACAAATCGATCCTGATCCTGCGCACCAATAACCGGGAAGCTGCCCGCGAAGTGATCCGTCGTCAGAATCTGGAATATATCTGCGAAAGCGACTTGATGAAATTATAAAAACAAATAACAAATGTTCGGAATAGAAGATCCCGGTATCTGGTTAGCCTACTTGTTAGCCTTCGCGTGTTTAATTTTTTCTTTATGGTTCGGAATTACCTATTGGAATAAAGGAGATA
This is a stretch of genomic DNA from Parabacteroides chongii. It encodes these proteins:
- a CDS encoding PAS domain-containing hybrid sensor histidine kinase/response regulator gives rise to the protein MREYENYSREELIQRIKELETNLSQSARNDAEIEEMSENLAKQRKINFLSILMNTILSNVFVAISVKDIFDGFKYIYFNQAAEDFTGVNASDVLGKTDFELYPDPRRAHEIRTEDYSTIKNGRTQKVMVEYEKPDGDIRIVNTIRLLITNPDPGASPLLLVMLWDVTEQRQNELDLIKAREADEMKNAFIANMSHEIRTPLNAIVGFSRLITETDNDSEQQEYLTIIENNSDLLLQLINDILDFAKIESGTLNYNVSCVDLKDICHEVYVSQSLKMTSDVALLYNGDMLPSVKLQTDAQRVEQVLLNLLSNAIKCTNQGFISLSYKLEEGFVRVSVTDTGIGIAKEKQDTIFDRFVKLDDFRQGTGLGLSICKMIIEKLGGKIGVESERGKGSSFWFTLPLNASFSFLDEKVDGSLPDNIPEALPGQYTLLIAEDVLENYLLIQAVLKQQYRLIYAVNGLQAVQMFKTYKPDLVLMDIKMPIMDGFAATCEIRKLSPDIPVLALSAFAYDKEKEKAKECNFNDYLVKPVDIPLLKYKIKYYLNKNK
- a CDS encoding phenylacetate--CoA ligase family protein; amino-acid sequence: MMYWQKDIETMSREELNKLQLERLKQTIELAGHSPFYSKVLKDNGITADSIQSLDDLQKIPFTTKDDLRNNYPFGMAAIPLKDCVRIHSSSGTTGNPTVVLHSAKDLDQWANQVARCMYMVGLRDTDVFQNTSGYGMFTGGLGFQYGAEKLGALTVPAAAGNSKRQIKFITDFGTTCLHIIPSYATRLAEVMYEMGLDPRKDTKLHTVCIGAEPHSEEQRKRIEQLLGVKAYNCFGMSEMNGPGVAFECTEQNGLHIWEDYTIVEIVDPVTLQPVPEGEVGELVLTTINREAMPLLRYRTRDLTCIIPGECPCGRTHKRLARFKGRSDDMIILKGVNLFPIQIEKILMQFKELGSNYLITLETVNNSDEMLIEVELSDLFTDDYSVLQRLAKDITRQLKDELLLTPRLKLVAKGSLPVQEGKAIRVKDLRKFC
- a CDS encoding acetolactate synthase encodes the protein MTVNQISIFLENKYGKLSEILALLAEEKIRIIAATVADTSEYGILRIIVSDPQKAYKILKSNNVSANLTDVLAIVTNSCAGSFAETLTHFTKAGLSIEYMYCFSLNDKSILILRTNNREAAREVIRRQNLEYICESDLMKL
- a CDS encoding symporter small accessory protein, with the protein product MFGIEDPGIWLAYLLAFACLIFSLWFGITYWNKGDKESDNPKQSDK